Proteins found in one Syngnathus acus chromosome 9, fSynAcu1.2, whole genome shotgun sequence genomic segment:
- the LOC119126573 gene encoding coiled-coil domain-containing protein 112 isoform X5, translating into MPQSNMAAMATARQQSSVAITVHSRADRASEEQKEFRLKATQFLKEAQSTRRLVDRLEKDGSLSVECKRNGWSDMATELDEYEKTLVEQRSAHKTQLRKQLAKIKDGVKEFQQQLIDMTPSTELIEKLKESMSEVEFSINNLKEEQSIRFGELLKEERTCSLEMEAYERKVENWSQPRKSNSKVSAASAVKQSKALNQEIPSEVRALEAFLQKTGGVCGGWEEFDHQAFLKAWTKHGGRAGFRKEAKLYLPGKSQEEIEEHERWYQELIYLQEKRREAIQRWRNKKQLARQTHLQKEVEVEEVERRKKDARSEEKKSAWRLEVRKEVKRSKEVQAEEQKRPEEGHKNGMAKQVHCRQQEAKPRPREQLQGERGEEGNHRQTRRKQTTKAIQSLIKRDLERVQTKRQEKLLRQKEDGERLERIMAKLKDKVDGHIVRDPSRLTRLTKGWEERMKSMRTSGGGTPLRMSHRTIPTWRLGL; encoded by the exons ATGCCTCAATCCAACATGGCAGCCATGGCAACCGCCCGTCAACAATCCTCGGTAGCCATCACG GTTCATTCTCGTGCTGATCGGGCCAGTGAGGAACAGAAAGAGTTCAGACTGAAAGCCACCCAGTTTCTCAAGGAAGCCCAAAGCACCAGGAGGCT GGTTGACAGGTTGGAAAAAGACGGGTCGTTGAGTGTCGAGTGTAAGAGAAATGGATGGTCTGACATGGCAACAGAGCTGGACGAGTATGAGAAAACACTGGTTGAACAGAGAAGTGCACATA AGACGCAACTGCGAAAGCAGCTGGCTAAGATTAAAGATGGCGTCAAAGAATTCCAGCAACAATTAATAGACATGACACCAAGTACAGAGT tgattGAGAAGCTGAAGGAGAGCATGTCTGAGGTGGAATTTTCAATCAACAATTTGAAAGAGGAGCAGAGCATACG CTTCGGAGAATTGTTAAAAGAGGAGAGGACGTGCTCGCTGGAGATGGAAGCCTATGAGAGGAAGGTTGAAAATTGGAGTCAGCCCAGAAAGTCAAACTCTAAAGTCTCTGCTGCTTCAGCTGTTAAG CAGAGCAAAGCCTTGAACCAAGAAATCCCTTCCGAGGTCCGAGCTCTGGAAGCTTTCCTTCAAAAGACGGGAGGCGTCTGCGGCGGTTGGGAGGAGTTTGATCACCAGGCCTTCCTCAAG GCATGGACGAAGCacggcgggcgggcaggcttCAGGAAAGAAGCCAAACTGTATCTACCCGGTAAAAGTCAGGAGGAGATTGAGGAACATGAGCGCTGGTACCAAGAGCTGATCTacctgcaagaaaagaggagaGAG GCCATCCAAAGGTGGAGGAACAAGAAGCAATTGGCACGCCAAACGCATTTGCAGAAAGAGGTGGAAGTGGAAGAAGttgagaggaggaagaaagacGCACG AAGTGAGGAGAAGAAGTCTGCTTGGCGACTGGAGGTGAGGAAGGAGGTCAAGAGAAGCAAAGAGGTGCAGGCAGAGGAGCAGAAACGACCAGAGGAGGGCCACAAAAATGGAATGGCCAAG CAGGTGCATTGTCGTCAGCAGGAGGCCAAGCCGAGGCCCCGCGAGCAACTGCAaggagagagaggagaagaGGGCAACCACAGGCAGACGAGGAGAAAGCAGACAACAAAAGCCATCCAGTCCTTGATTAAAAGG GATCTCGAGCGAGTGCAGACCAAGCGTCAGGAAAAGCTGCTGAGGCAAAAGGAGGACGGAGAGCGTCTGGAGAGGATCATGGCGAAGCTGAAGGACAAA GTGGACGGTCACATAGTCAGAGACCCATCTAGGCTGACACGACTCACCAAGGGATGGGAGGAGCGCATGAAGAGCATGAGAACTTCGGGAGGAGGAACTCCACTTCGCATGTCTCACAg AACTATTCCCACGTGGAGACTGGGGCTGTGA